CCTGGCCGCCTCGGGCCTCGTCGTGGCCGGCCTCCTGGTGGGCGGGCCTGCCGTCGCCCCGGCCCAGGACGCATGCCCCGAGCCCTACGCCCCCCTGGCCAGCGTCGACCAGTACTCGGGCTCGACGGCCACGCTGCCGGAGGTGCCCGGCGACGACGTGGTCCTCGACACCGCCGAGGTGGTGGCGGGCGCGGTCGGCCCCCTCGACTCCGACGGCGACGGCCAGCCTGATGAGATCGGCCCTCGGGAGACGGTGTCGGACCCGGCCACCGTGACGCGAGGCGACGGGACGCTGACGTTCGTCCGCGCCGGTGCGGTCGTGTCGATCAGCGGCAACGCCGGCGACCTCGACGGTGACGGTCGGGACGAGATCCTCGTGTCGGTAGGGGCCTCCGCCGGCGTCGGGGAGGTGCAGTCGTTCGTGGTGCCCGGCACCACCGGTCCGGGGACCCACGACCCGGCCGACGTGGGCATCGAGGCCGGCGACAGGGTCGCCCCCATCCCGGACCGGGACGGCGACGGCGTCGTGGAGCTGCTCGACGTGGCCGTCGGGTTCGAGGGCGGGTTCCTCGTGAACGGACCGACCCGCGTCCTGTCGGGCGCGGCGGTGATCGCCGTCGGGGCCCCGGGCGACGCCACCGACCTCCCGGCCCTGGTCCAGGCACCGGGCGCGCTCCTCGCCTTCGCCGACCTGGGCGGGCCCCTCCCGGTGCTCATCACCGGCGAGGTCGTGGGCCCGCCGGGGGAGGAGACCGAGGGCATCCTCCACCTCGCCGACGAGGGCGGGGACGAGGCCTTCACCACCGACCCGTACCCCTTCGTCGTGAGCTACACCTCCACCTTCGCCCGGCCCCGGCTGGTGGTCGGCGACCAGGGCACCTTCCTGGCCCTGGCGCAGGGCGAGCGCTCGGCCGCCCGCGCCTACCTGTGGCGCGTCGACGACCCCTGTGGTGCCCTGCCGACGGGCACCGCCCCGACCACTGAGGTGCCCCCGGCGTCGACGCCCGTCACCTCGCCGGCCGCCGCACCCATCACCGCCGACGCCACCTTCACCGGCTGACCGGGACCGACCCCGACGGGGTGTGCCTGGCCCAACCCGTCGACGACGACGGAGTGTGCCTGGCACGACCCGTCGGACGGGGCGCGACCGCGGGGGCGGCGACGGGCCGACAGCAGGTGGACGGGCGCCGTCCTACCCTCGCCCCGGCCGACCCCCCCCGACCCGGCCCCAGGAGGTGCACGTGCCCGGCTTCGAGGTGCCCGACCACGTCCGACCCACCCGCGACGCAGTGCTCCGCTTCATGGTGGAGAGGGTGGAGCCGTCCGAGCCCGTGCTCCACGCCGGCGGCGACGAGGCCTCCGCCCGCATCCGCGAGCTGCAGGCCGAGGCCAAGGCCGAGGGGCTGTGGGCCCTGGGCCACCCCACCGAGCTGGGCGGCGGGGGGATGCCCTTCCTCGACTACGTGTACGTCAACGAGGTGCAGGGCCGCAGCGAGTACGGCCAGATCGCCCTGGGGACCTACACCCTCCAGGACTCGCTGATGCTCCACGCCCACGCCAGCCCGGCCCAGCGGGAGCGCTGGCTCGAGCCCCTGGTGGCGGCCGAGATCTCGCCCAGCTTCGCCATGACCGAGCCCGAGGTGGCGTCGTCGGACCCCACCCAGCTGCAGACGACGGCGACCCTCGACGGCGACGAGTGGGTGATCCGGGGGCGCAAGTGGTTCACCACGGGGGCCCACCGGGCGGCGTACACGACGGTCATGTGCCGCACCGAGCCCGACGCGCCCGACCACCGGGCCTTCAGCATGGTCATCGTCCCCACCGACACCCCGGGCTACGACATCGTGCGGGAGACGCCCGTGCTCGGCATCCGGGGCGGGCACTGCGAGGTCGTCTACGACGACGTGCGGGTGCCGGCCGACAACCTGCTGGGGGAGCGGGGGAGGGGCTTCGTCATCGCCCAGGAGCGCCTCGGCCCGGGGCGGATCTTCCACTGCATGCGCTGGCTGGGGCAGGCGCAGC
Above is a window of Iamia majanohamensis DNA encoding:
- a CDS encoding FG-GAP repeat domain-containing protein, encoding MATPAVPAPLGHPGGPTRRRGRALATLAASGLVVAGLLVGGPAVAPAQDACPEPYAPLASVDQYSGSTATLPEVPGDDVVLDTAEVVAGAVGPLDSDGDGQPDEIGPRETVSDPATVTRGDGTLTFVRAGAVVSISGNAGDLDGDGRDEILVSVGASAGVGEVQSFVVPGTTGPGTHDPADVGIEAGDRVAPIPDRDGDGVVELLDVAVGFEGGFLVNGPTRVLSGAAVIAVGAPGDATDLPALVQAPGALLAFADLGGPLPVLITGEVVGPPGEETEGILHLADEGGDEAFTTDPYPFVVSYTSTFARPRLVVGDQGTFLALAQGERSAARAYLWRVDDPCGALPTGTAPTTEVPPASTPVTSPAAAPITADATFTG
- a CDS encoding acyl-CoA dehydrogenase family protein; this encodes MPGFEVPDHVRPTRDAVLRFMVERVEPSEPVLHAGGDEASARIRELQAEAKAEGLWALGHPTELGGGGMPFLDYVYVNEVQGRSEYGQIALGTYTLQDSLMLHAHASPAQRERWLEPLVAAEISPSFAMTEPEVASSDPTQLQTTATLDGDEWVIRGRKWFTTGAHRAAYTTVMCRTEPDAPDHRAFSMVIVPTDTPGYDIVRETPVLGIRGGHCEVVYDDVRVPADNLLGERGRGFVIAQERLGPGRIFHCMRWLGQAQRAFDLLCDRLVHREAFGGPLAEKQLMQQHVFDSYAQIQASHLLTLHAAEAVDRGGDARVEIGAIKVVGAQMLHDVIDRAVQAHGAAGLTDDTPLSHMYRAARFARIYDGPDEVHVQSVARRLLKTYRDGGSWEFAG